The Pseudomonas sp. S06B 330 genome contains the following window.
CGTTTGGTCAGCGAGTTGCGCGAGGTTTTGGACTTGCCTGCCCTGAAGATTTCCGTCAGCTGCATTCAAGTCCCGGTGTTTTTCGGCGATAGCTACAGTGTATCGGTACAAAGCCGTGAACCGATCGACCTGGCAGCAGTCAATGCTGCGCTGGAAGCTGCTGACAGCATCGAACTGGTCGAGGAGGGCGATTATCCGACGCCGGTCGGTGACGCGGTCGGACAAGACGTGGTCTATGTTGGACGGGTGCGCGGCGGAATCGACGAAGCCGAGCAGCTCAACCTCTGGTTGACCACCGACAATGTGCGCAAAGGTGCGGCGTTGAATGCCGTGCAGGTGGCGCAATTGTTGATAAAACATGTTGTGTAAAAGATACTTGCAACTAATTTTTACCGTGATATTGCTCGGTTGCCGGGGACGGTTCTTTCAAAGGAAGAGGTCATGCTTCGAATTCGCAAACTGGTCTTAGCAATAGCCGCGGCGTCGGCGCTGTCGTCCGGTATGGCGCATGCCCTTGGTTTGGGCGAGTTGACGCTGAAGTCGGCGCAGAACCAGCCGCTGGATGCTGAGATCGAACTGCTCGATGTGCGCGATCTTACCGCAGCGGAAGTGGCGCCGAGCCTGGCACCTGCTGAAGAGTTCGCCAAGGCTGGCATTGAGCGCCAGGCCTACTTGAACGACCTGACGTTCACGCCGGTGATCAATCCCAACGGCAAAAGCGTATTGCGAGTGACCTCGAGCCAGCCGCTGCCCGCGCCGATGGTCAAGTTCATGGTGCAGGTGATGTGGCCTAGCGGGCGACTGTTGCGTGACTACAGTGTGCTGGTCAATCAGGCCGCACTGCCGGGTGCCAAGCCGCAAGCGGCAATTGCGCCGGCAGTCAGCGCGCCAGCCAACTACACCACGGTACGCCGTGACACGCTTTGGGAGATTGCCTCGAAGGCCCGTCAGGGCGGTTCGGTGCAGCAGGCGATGCTGGCCATCCAGGCGCTGAACCCTGATGCCTTTATCAACGGCAACATCAACCTGCTGAAAACCGGTCAGGTTTTGCGCTTTCCCGATCAGCAGCAGGTCATGAGCATTCCCCAAGGCGAAGCGGTGACGGAGGTTGCCGAGCAGTACGCCGCCTGGCGTCAAGGCCGGCGCCTGGGACCGCGTGCCCGACAGTTGGACGCCACGCGTCGCACGGGTACCGAGGCTACGCCAGCACAGATCGCCAATCAGGACAATCTGCGCCTGGTGGCGCCCAGCAGCAAAACTGCCGCCGGTGACGGCAAGGCAGTCAGCGATAAGCTCGCGCTCGCCCAGGAAAGCCTCGATACCACGCGGCGTGACAATGCCGAACTGAAAAGCCGTATGAGCGATCTGCAGAGCCAGCTGGACAAGCTGGAGCGTTTGATTGCACTGAAGAACGATCAATTGGCCCGGCTCGAAGCCCAGGGTGCCGCAGGTCAGACGCCTGAGCAGTCGAGCATTTCTGCCGAGCTGCAGCCTGCGCCGAGCGAACCGGTGGTGACGCCGGCGCCTGCGGCCGTCGATACCGCGCCGCTGGACAACAAGGCGCCTGGCGCTGAGCCTGCGACTGCAGGCGGTTCCAGCAAGATGCTCGATGACCTGCTTGGCAGCCCGCTGTTGCTGGCGCTGATTGCCGCCTCGGCATTGCTAGTACTCCTGTTGTTACTGTTGTTGCTGGCGCGCAAGCGCAAGGCTGACCAGGAAGCGGAAAAGCACCTGCGCATGGCTCGCGCACTGGCCGAAGAGAGTGATCGCAGCCCGGACCTCGACCTGCCACCGAGCAGCTTCGAGGGCCTGGAAATGCCGGCGCCGAGCGTCACCTTGGCGCCGGCGGTTGTAGCAGCCTCGGCCGCCGCTGCCAGCGCTGCTGAAGCACCTGCTGAGCAAAGCAAGTCAGCCGCCGCCAAGCCGCTTGAGCCAGCGCCTACCCAGCCGCAGCCAATGGCTGCTCCGCTGGTGGCACCCGCCGCGGATACAGCGCCAGCGCCAAGCGCCGATGCGCTGCTCAACGAAGTGGAGCTGAGCATTGCCCGTGGTCGCCTGAACCATGCCGCTGAGCTGCTGGAGCCGGCAGTGGCTGCGGCGCCGGAGCGTAGTGATCTGCGTCTGAAGCTGATGGAAGTCTATGCGCGCCAAGGTGATCGTGACGCCTTTGTCGGCCATGAACGCCAATTGATCGCTACGGGTCAGAACCATGCTGACGTCGAGGCCCTCAAGAGCCGTTTTCCGGCCATGATGGCATTGGCGGCGGGCGGTATCGGTGCCGCTGCCCTGGCGGCAGAAATGGATGCCCAGTACGTCCAGGCATTGTTGCAGGATGAGCCGCAGGTTGAACCTCAAGTGCAACCTGAACCTGAGCCGCAGGTCGAGACCGAGGTGCAACCTGAGTCAGAACCAGAACCCACTGCGGAACTGGAGTCGGCGCCAGAGGCGGAGCCGCTTGCTGACGATGAGCTGGACAGTGCGTTCGATCTGAGCCTTGACGATGATCTGCAAGATCTGAATCTGGAAGCACCGTTGGAGCTTGGTGAGTCCGCACCTGAGATCGAACTGGAGCTAGCGCCCGAGCCTGTGGCTGAGGTACCGGCTGTGGAGCCAGAGGCTGAAGTGGCCGCCGAACAGCCTGTTGAGCGTGCGCCTGAAGCGCTCGATGACTTGTCTGATTTCGATCTCGATGTCGCGGGCGATCAACTGGCTGAACTGCCGGTCATCGAGCCGATCGATATCGCTGCCGAGCTTGCGGCTTTCGACGAAACCATGCCGGAGTTCGATCCGTTGAGCGAGTTGGAGCTGCCGGAAGACTTCGATCTGTCGCTGTCGCTGGAAGATGACTCCGATGCAGCCAAGAGCTTTGCTTCCGAGCTGGATGACGTCAATGCCGAACTCGACAAGTTGTCACAGAGCCTGGAGCAACCGTCGATCGAACCGCACTTCACCGCTGAAGACGCCTTGAGCGACGACCTTGGTGATGATCTGGAGTTCGACTACCTGGGCGGTGCCGATGAGGCTGCGACCAAGCTCGACCTGGCCCGTGCCTACATCGACATGGGTGACCATGACGGTGCACGCGATATCCTCGACGAAGTGCGCAAGGAGGGCAGCGATGCCCAGAAGCAGGAAGCCGACGAGATGCTCTCGCGTCTGGTCTGAGGCCTGCCCTTGTACGTCCGACGGCAGCCCTGGTGGCTGCCGTTGTCGTTATAATTCCCGCCATCTGCTAAATCGACAGGCTGTATCTTCTTGGAAATCATTGATAACACGGTTGCCGAATCGGCGGCCGAAGGCTTCTTTCGCATCGCTCTGGGCGTGGAATACAAAGGCTCGCGCTACCGCGGCTGGCAGCGCCAGGCTGATGGCGTACCGAGCGTCCAACAGACCCTCGAAGAGGCGTTGTCCAAAGTTGCCGACTCGCCCGTGACCCTGCTCTGCGCCGGGCGTACTGACGCTGGCGTGCATGCCTGTGGTCAGGTGGTGCATTTTGATACCCAGGTGGTGCGCAGCATGAAGGCGTGGACCATGGGCGCCAACATCAATTTGCCACACGACATCAGCGTGTCCTGGGCTAAAGAGATGCCGGCGAACTTCCATGCTCGCTTCAAGGCCATCGCCCGGCGCTACCGCTACGTGATCTACAACGACCAGATCCGCCCGGCGCACATGGGCCAGGAAGTCACCTGGAATCACCGGCCACTGGACGTTGAGCGCATGGCCCTGGCCGCCGAGTATCTGGTGGGTACCCATGACTTCAGTGCCTTTCGCGCTGGGCAGTGCCAGGCCAAGTCGCCGATCAAGAATATCCATCACCTGCGGGTGACTCGCCACGGCAAGATGATTGTTCTGGATATCCGCGCCAGTGCCTTCCTGCACCATATGGTGCGCAATATCGCCGGGGTATTGATGACCATCGGCGCTGGTGAGCGTCCGGTGGAGTGGGCTCGAGAAGTGCTGGAAAGCCGTGAGCGGCGTACCGGTGGCGTCACCGCCCATCCGTTTGGTTTGTACCTGGTGCAGGTGGAGTACCACGATGAGTTCGCCTTGCCCGAGCGTTACATAGGTCCACACTTTCTTACCGGTTACGAGTCGCTGACGGCTGACGATCCACAAGGCATTTGCTAACATCCGGGGCTTTCCAGATCAGCCGAGGTTCACCGGGCATGAGCGCCGTTCGCAGCAAAATCTGTGGTATTACGCGCATCGAGGATGCCTTGGCTGCGGCAGAGGCGGGCGCTGACGCCATTGGTCTGGTGTTCTATGCCAAGAGTCCGCGGGCGGTCGGCGTGCAGCAGGCGCGGGCAATCATTGCCGCCTTGCCGCCGTTTGTGACCACCGTGGGCCTGTTCGTCAATGCCAGCCGCTGCGAGCTGAGCGACATTCTCGAAGCGGTGCCGCTGGACCTGCTGCAGTTTCATGGCGATGAAACCCCGGCCGATTGCGCCGGTCATAACCGACCATGGATCAAAGCGTTGCGGGTGCGCCCAGGCGATGACCTCGAGGCCGCATGCAAGCTGTACAAGGACGCTAGCGGCATTCTGCTCGATACCTATGTTGCGGGTGTGCCGGGGGGCACGGGAGAGGCGTTCGACTGGTCGCTGGTGCCCGAAAAACTGAGCAAGCCGATCATTCTTGCCGGGGGCTTGTCGCCGGACAACGTGGCTGCCGCCATTACCCAGGTGCACCCCTATGCCGTCGATGTCAGCGGCGGTGTCGAGCAGGCCAAGGGCATCAAGGATGCCGCACGGATAGAGGCCTTTATCCAGGCCGTCAAGCAGGCGTGATAACGTCTGCTGTTGCCAATGTGACGGCTGGCCGCGCGCCATCGTCCATAACTTTCGCAGCCTGGTGCTGCCGGATCGCGCCCATGGGCCGGTCGAAATTACTGGGTGGCGCCGCAGGCGTCGCCCTTACAGGTTGACGATGGGGCGGTATCGGGGCACCTCGCTGTAGGTGGGGCGCCGGAGCCGGCCCGTCATCGCGTCATACATGAATTGAGCTCAAGGGCATACGCGCGAACCTGGCAGCCAACGCCTGCCGGTCGCCGTTACTGGAGAAAGAAAGCATGAGCAACTGGTTAGTAGACAAACTGATCCCTTCGATCATGCGTTCCGAGGTGAAGAAAAGCTCGGTGCCTGAAGGGCTGTGGCACAAGTGCCCGTCCTGCGAAGCCGTGCTGTATCGTCCGGAGCTGGAAAAGACCCTGGATGTCTGCCCTAAATGCAACCACCACATGCGCATTGGCGCACGTGCGCGCATCGATATCTTCCTGGATGCCGAAGGCCGTGCTGAGCTGGGGGCTGATCTGGAGCCGGTCGACCGCCTGAAGTTCCGTGATGGCAAGAAGTACAAAGATCGTCTCAGCGCTGCACAAAAGCAGACCGGTGAGAAAGACGCCCTGATTTCCATGAGCGGTACCCTGCTGGGTATGCCGATTGTGGTCAGCGCCTTCGAATTCTCGTTCATGGGTGGTTCGATGGGTGCCATCGTTGGCGAGCGCTTCGTGCGCGCGGCCAACTACGCCCTGGAAAATCGCTGCCCGATGGTCTGCTTCTCCGCCTCTGGCGGTGCGCGTATGCAGGAGGCACTGATCTCGCTGATGCAGATGGCCAAGACCTCGGCGGTGCTGGCACGTCTGCGCGAAGAAGGCATTCCGTTCATCTCGGTGTTGACCGATCCGGTCTACGGCGGTGTTTCCGCAAGTCTGGCGATGCTTGGCGACGTCATCGTTGGTGAGCCAAAAGCCCTGATCGGCTTTGCCGGCCCTCGCGTCATTGAGCAGACCGTACGTGAAAAGCTGCCAGAAGGTTTCCAGCGCAGTGAGTTCCTCCTTGAACACGGCGCTATCGACATGATCATCCCGCGTCAGGAGCTGCGTCAGCGCCTGGGCAACCTGCTGGCACAGATGATGGGCCTGCCGACGCCGACGTTCGTCGCGCCTGTGCTTGAGCCGATCGTCGTGCCACCGGCGCCTGCCACCGTATGACCCAACGTACCCTTGGCGACTGGCTCGCCTATCTCGAGCAGTTGCACCCCTCGGCCATCGATATGGGCCTGGCGCGTTCGCAACAGGTTGCGGCCAGGCTCGGGTTGGACAAGCCGGCGCCACGGGTGATTACCGTGACCGGCACCAACGGCAAGGGCTCGACCTGCGCCTTTGTGGCGGCATTGTTGCGTGCTCAGGGGCTTAAAGTCGGGGTATACAGTTCGCCGCACCTGCTGCGTTACAACGAGCGGGTGCAGATCAATGGCGAAGACGCTGCTGATGAGCAACTGTGCGAAGCGTTTGCCGCTGTCGAAGCTGCCCGCGGCGAGACTTCTCTGACCTACTTCGAGGCCGGCACCTTGGCCGCGTTCTGGCTGTTCAAGCAGTCGGCGCTGGATGCCGTGGTGCTTGAGGTGGGTCTGGGCGGGCGCCTGGATACCGTCAATATCGTCGATGCCGATGTAGCGCTGGTTACCAGCATCGGAGTCGATCATGTCGATTACCTGGGCGATACGCGGGAGTTGGTGGCCTTTGAAAAGGCCGGAATCTTCCGCCCGGGCAAGCCTGCGCTGTGCGGTGATCTCAATCCGCCGCAGCCATTACTGGATAAAGCGCGCGAGCTAGCGTGCCCGTTCTTCTTGCGTGGGCGCGATTTCGATCTCGCCAGCACGGATCAGTACTGGCAGTGGCGGGGCGTTGATAGCCGCGGGCAAGTGGTCGAGCTGCACAATCTGCCGTTGCTCGACCTGCCGATGGAAAACGCTGCGCTGGCGCTGCAAGCCTATCTGTTGCTGGACTTGCCGTGGGACGCCGGGCAGATCGCCGCGGCCTTGCAGTCGACGCGGATGGTCGGTCGTCTGGATCGCCGCAGATTCCGCTGGCAGGGCAAGGCATTGACTATCCTCATGGATGTCGGCCATAACCCTCATGCCGCCGAGTACTTGGCCCAGCGTCTGGCTGCGCGGCCGCTGCAAGGCAAGCGTCTGGCGGTGTTCGGCCTATTGGCTGACAAGGATCTTGCTGGGGTGGTGCAGCCTTTGTGCGGTTCGGTTCAAGCGTGGGCAGTTGCACCGCTGGATACCGCGCGTAGTCGTTCTGCGAGCGAGCTGCAGGCGGCGCTGACGAACCTCGGTGCCGATGTGAAGTCTTACTCCAGCGTCGCCGAGGCCCTCGATGGCCAGTGCGCGTTGGCGGCGGCGGATGATGAAATCCTGCTGTTCGGATCGTTTTTCTGTGTCGGCGAAGCCCTGCAGTGGCTGGATCGGCAGGCCACGGAGGATGGGGCAAATGGCATTGCTGGATAAAGTGGTCAAGCAACGGATGGTTGGTGCGCTGGTGCTGGTAGCCCTGGCGGTGATTTTCTTGCCGATGCTGTTTTCCCGTGAAGACGAGATGCGTCAGGTGCGCGTTGAGGCCCCAGAAGCGCCGGCGGCGCCGACCATGGCGCCGGTGCAGGTCGAGCCTGTGGCGGTGCCGGAGCCTCAGGCCCTGCCTGAAGAGGCGCCGGTGATCGTCGACGAGTCCACGGTGCCAGCCCAGACCCCAAGCACGCCGATTGCGCCCGCGCCACCCGCAGTGCCGGCCCCGGCCCCGACTGCAGCCCCTGAGCCAGTCGTTGCGGCCAAGCCAGCGACGCCGCCATCAACGGTAAAGCCTACCGCGACGGTTGCCACTGCCGCCAAGCCGGCAGCGGGCAAGATTGACGCGAATGGCTTACCGATCAGTTGGTCGGTGCAATTGGCCAGTTTGTCCAATCGGGCCGGTGCCGACAATCTGCAGAAAACCCTGCGTAGCCAGGGCTATAACGCCTATATCCGTTCGGCCGGTGGCATGAACCGGGTGTATGTCGGGCCGCTGATCGAGCGCGCTGAAGCCGAGCGTCTGCGTGATGTGATCAGTCGTCAGCAGAAGCTCAACGGCATCATTGTGCGCTTCCAGCCCGAGCGCAGCTGAGTACTCGTCGCCCGGCCAGTGCCGGGCGGCAAATCACTGCTTACCGACAGCCCGCTGCTCTGGTAAAATGCGCCGCCTTATCCGTTTGCAGGCAACACTGTGGCATTTACCTGGGTCGACTGGGCGATTTTCGCGATCATCGCCATTTCTTCGCTGATCAGTCTCAAGCGCGGCTTCGTCAAAGAGGCCTTGTCGCTGCTTACCTGGATCATTGCCGGTGCGGTAGCCTGGATGTTCGGTGGCTCGCTGTCGCAGTACCTGGAATCTTATATCCAGACGCCGTCGGCCCGGGTTATCGCCGGATGCGCCATTCTTTTCGTCGCCACCCTGCTGGTGGGGGCCATGATCAACTTTCTCATTGGCGAGCTGATTCGCGTCACCGGGCTGTCCGGGACCGATCGCTTCCTGGGTATGGCCTTCGGTGCCGCCCGTGGAGCCTTGCTGGTGGTGGTGGCTGTCGGGCTGTTGAGCCTGGGGCCGGTACAACAGGATCAGTGGTGGCAGGATTCTCGCCTGATACCACAATTTCTATTGGTGGCTGACTGGTCGAAAAACCTCATTCTGGGGTTCACCAGCCAGTGGCTAGCCAGCGGAATCAGCGCACCGGCTGATCTCCCGTTCAAGGATCAGCTTCTGGGGCCCAAAACGCCTTGAGAGCTGCTCAGTCCAGTTTCATTAAGTAGGGGTTGCGTCGCATGTGTGGCATCGTCGGTATCGTCGGTAAGTCGAACGTCAATCAGGCGCTGTATGACGCGCTAACCGTCCTCCAGCACCGCGGCCAGGACGCTGCCGGTATTGTGACCAGCCATGATGGCCGGTTATTCCTGCGCAAGGACAACGGCCTGGTCCGTGATGTGTTCCAGCAGCGCCATATGCAGCGCCTGGTCGGGCATATGGGCATTGGCCATGTGCGTTACCCGACCGCGGGCAGCTCGACCTCAGCCGAGGCCCAGCCGTTCTACGTCAACTCGCCATACGGCATCACCTTGGCGCACAACGGCAACCTGACCAACGTTGAACAATTGGCCAAGGAGATCTACGAGTCCGACCTGCGCCACGTCAACACCAGTTCTGACTCTGAAGTCCTGCTCAACGTCTTCGCCCACGAGTTGGCAGTGCGCGGCAAGCTGCAGCCGACCGAAGAAGACGTGTTCGCTGCGGTTACTGACGTGCACAACCGTTGCGTCGGTGGTTATGCGGTAGTGGCGATGATCACCGGCTACGGCATCGTGGGTTTCCGTGACCCGAACGGCATCCGTCCCATCGTCTTCGGTCAGCGTCACACCGACGAAGGCGTGGAGTACATGATCGCCTCGGAAAGCGTTTCCCTGGACGTGCTTGGCTTCACCCTGATCCGCGACCTGGCCCCGGGCGAAGCGGTGTACATCACCGAAGAAGGCAAGTTGCACACCCGTCAGTGCGCGAACAACCCGCAATTGTCGCCGTGCATCTTCGAGCACGTTTACCTGGCACGCCCAGATTCGATCATCGACGGCGTCTCGGTCTACAAGGCGCGCCTGCGCATGGGCGAGAAGCTGGCCGAGAAGATCCAGCGCGAGCGTCCGGATCACGACATCGATGTGGTTATCCCGATTCCTGATACTAGCCGTACCGCAGCGCTGGAGCTGGCCAACCACCTGGGCGTCAAGTTCCGCGAAGGTTTCGTCAAGAACCGCTACATCGGCCGGACCTTCATCATGCCTGGCCAGGCTGCACGCAAGAAGTCGGTGCGCCAGAAGCTCAACGCCATCGAGCTCGAGTTCCGCGGCAAAAACGTGATGCTGGTGGATGACTCCATCGTGCGAGGCACCACCTGCAAGCAGATCATTCAGATGGCCCGCGAAGCCGGGGCGAAGAATGTTTACTTCTGCTCCGCAGCACCGGCTGTACGTTACCCCAACGTCTACGGCATCGACATGCCGAGCGCCCATGAACTGATCGCGCACAATCGCAGCACCGAGGACGTCGCCGAGCTGATCGGTGCCGACTGGCTGGTCTACCAGGACCTGCCGGACCTGATCGAGGCCGTGGGCGGTGGCAAGATCAAGATCGAGCATTTCGATTGTGCGGTGTTCGACGGCAAGTACGTTACCGGCGACATCGACGAGGCCTACCTGGACAAGATCGAGCAGGCGCGCAACGACGCCTCCAAGGTCAAGAACCAGGCTGTCAGCGCGATCATCGACCTCTACAACAATTAATTTAGGAGGCAGCGGCATGACACAGGAATGGGATGCCGGACGCCTGGACAGCGACCTTGAAGGGGTCGCTTTTGACACGCTGGCGGTACGCGCCGGCCAGCATCGCACGCCGGAAGGTGAGCACAGCGATCCGCTGTTCTTCACCTCCAGCTACGTGTTCCGGACAGCGGCTGATGCCGCTGCACGGTTCGCCGGCGAGGTTCCAGGTAACGTCTATTCACGCTACACCAACCCCACCGTACGTGCGTTCGAAGAGCGCATTGCCGCCCTGGAGGGCGCTGAGCAAGCGGTGGCCACCTCCACCGGCATGTCGGCGATCCTGTCCACGGTAATGGCCCTGTGCAGTGCCGGGGACCACGTGCTGGTCTCGCAGAGCGTGTTCGGATCGACCATCAGCCTGTTCGAGAAGTACTTCAAGCGCTTCGGTGTGCAGGTTGACTACGTGCCACTGGTGGACCTTGCCGGTTGGGATGCGGCCATCAAGGCCAACACCAAGCTGCTGTTCGTTGAGTCGCCATCCAATCCACTCGCTGAGCTGGTGGATATCGCTGCCCTTGCCGAGATTGCTCACGCCAAGGGCGCGCAACTGGTGGTCGACAACTGTTTCAGTACCCCAGCATTGCAGCAGCCGCTGAAGCTGGGTGCCGACATCGTCGTGCACTCGGCGACCAAGTTCATCGACGGCCAGGGTCGTTGCATGGGCGGTGTGGTTGCCGGGCGTAGCGAGCAGATGAAGGAAGTGGTGGGCTTTCTGCGCACGGCCGGGCCGTCGCTGAGCCCGTTCAACGCCTGGATCTTCCTCAAGGGCCTGGAAACGCTCAACCTGCGTATGCGCGCCCACTGTGCCAATGCGCAGGCCCTGGCCGAGTGGCTGGAGCAGCAGGATGGCATTGAAAAGGTTCACTACGCCGGGCTGCAGAGCCATCCGCAACACGTGTTGGCGAAAAGCCAGATGAGTGGTTTCGGCGCCGTGGTGAGCTTTGAGGTCAAGGGCGGCAAAGAGGGCGCCTGGCGCTTCATCGATGCCACGCGACTGATTTCGATCACCGCCAACCTGGGTGACAGCAAGACCACCATCACCCACCCGGGCACCACCTCCCACGGCCGTCTGTCGCCGCAGGAACGTGAGGCTGCTGGGATTCGCGACAGCCTGATCCGGGTTGCCGTCGGCCTGGAAGACGTTGCTGACCTCAAGGCCGACCTGGCCCGTGGTCTGGCGGCGCTGTGATCGACTGGTCAGTGGGCGACAGCAGCCATAACGGCCGCGTCGCCCTGGTGACCGGTGCGGCACGGGGGATCGGCTTGGGCATTGCTGCCTGGCTGATCGCCGAAGGCTGGCAGGTGGTGCTCACCGATCTCGATCGTGGACGCGGCGCCAAGGCGGCCAAAGTGCTCGGCGACAATGCCTGGTTCATCGGCATGGACGTTGCCGATGAAACCCAAGTCAAGACCGCGGTGGCCGAAGTGCTTGGTCAGTTCGGTCGACTTGACGCGCTGGTGTGCAATGCCGCTGTCGCCGATCCGCATAACACCACCCTGGAAACCCTGAGCCTTGCGCACTGGAACCGGGTGCTGGCGGTCAACCTTGGTGGGCCGATGCTGCTGGCCAAGCACTGTGCGCCGTATTTGCGCGCTCACGGTGGCGCTATCGTCAATCTGGCCTCCACCCGCGCCGCGCAATCGGAACCCGACACCGAAGCCTATGCGGCGAGCAAGGGCGGCCTGCTGGCGCTCACGCATGCCCTGGCCATGAGTCTGGGGCCGGAGATCCGGGTCAATGCGGTCAGCCCTGGCTGGATCGATGCCCGTGATCCTTCTGAGCGTCGTGCCGAGCCGCTGAGCGAAGCAGACCATGCGCAGCATCCAGCGGGCAGGGTAGGGACAGTAGAAGACGTGGCAGCCATGGTTGCCTGGCTGTTGTCGCGCAATGCCGGCTTTGTCACTGGCCAGGAGTTCGTGGTCGACGGCGGTATGACCAAGAAGATGATCTACAAGTAACAACGCTTTTTTGCCCTTTTTGAAAAAAACTTCAACAGGGGTATTGACTTAGCATCGATACCTGCGTAAATTTCGCCACCTCAGCGAAGCACACGGGTGATTAGCTCAGCCGGGAGAGCATCTGCCTTACAAGCAGAGGGTCGGCGGTTCGATCCCGTCATCACCCACCACTTCCTGAGATGTTCCTGACCCGACACTTTCGCAAGAAGGTGTTATCAGAGAGGAACCGGACGCAAGTCCATATGCGCAGCGGTAGTTCAGTCGGTTAGAATACCGGCCTGTCACGCCGGGGGTCGCGGGTTCGAGTCCCGTCCGCTGCGCCACTTTTCTCCAGATCGGTTTTAGGACCGGTTTGAGGTCCGAAGGCACCGAAGCCTTCAGGCCAGATCCCAGTTTCAACCAAGCGAAAGCTTGTGCGATACGCAGCGGTAGTTCAGTCGGTTAGAATACCGGCCTGTCACGCCGGGGGTCGCGGGTTCGAGTCCCGTCCGCTGCGCCATATTCGCTTCGAGGCCCTTGAACTCCTCGAAGCAACAAAGAGAGCGACCTAAGGTTCGCTTTTTTTGTGCCTGAGATCAGCGGTTGTTTCGCCATCCAGGTCTGCACGACACGCAGCGGTAGTTCAGTCGGTTAGAATACCGGCCTGTCACGCCGGGGGTCGCGGGTTCGAGTCCCGTCCGCTGCGCCATATTGAAGTAACAAAAAAAGCGACCTTCAGGTCGCTTTTTTTGTGCCTGTCTTCTTGTAGCCGCTGCCGAGGTACGAGGCTGCGATCGACTGCAGGGCAGTCGCAACTCGGTCACCTCGTTGTGTCTGACGACTCGAGGTGGCCAGGTTTTACGCCTTTGGATGCAGCTCAATGCCAGCCTCATTGGCCAGCTGCACTGTGGTTTCGACCATCTGATGGCTGCTGTGCATCATTTCAGCAGCCTTCTGTGCGCCCTGTTGCAGCGAGACGATCAGCGCCTCAATCTGCGCTGTGGACTGCTGAGTACGTTGGGCCGGGCCACGTACTTCATCAGCGACCACGGCGAAGCCGCGACCGGCCTCACCAGCCCGCGCGGCTTCGATGGCGGCGTTGAGCGCCAGCAAGTTGGTTTGTTCGGCGTTGCGCGCGACCTCCTGGACGGTGGCAACCATTTCGCTCATGGCCGTCGCCACCTGGTCAGTCTCGACTTTCTGGCTGTTGATGCCGGCGTAGTCGGACATTGCTCGGGGAAAAGTGCGATCGTTGTGCAAGCGCCGGGCGGCAGGAGGAATTAATTCAAGGTTTTTCGACCGCCGGTGGCCTTGGTCATCAGCCTGATTTGCGGGCTCGTTGATGAATTTTCTATGGTGATCGTCCAGCTGCGGTTTCGGTGATCCGCCGATGTGATGCACAATAGGCGTCGAACGTTTTACTCAGGATTTGCAATGTCAAAGTCAACCGTCTTCAGTGCACTCGGGCTGGCC
Protein-coding sequences here:
- a CDS encoding phosphoribosylanthranilate isomerase, with amino-acid sequence MSAVRSKICGITRIEDALAAAEAGADAIGLVFYAKSPRAVGVQQARAIIAALPPFVTTVGLFVNASRCELSDILEAVPLDLLQFHGDETPADCAGHNRPWIKALRVRPGDDLEAACKLYKDASGILLDTYVAGVPGGTGEAFDWSLVPEKLSKPIILAGGLSPDNVAAAITQVHPYAVDVSGGVEQAKGIKDAARIEAFIQAVKQA
- a CDS encoding FimV/HubP family polar landmark protein, coding for MLRIRKLVLAIAAASALSSGMAHALGLGELTLKSAQNQPLDAEIELLDVRDLTAAEVAPSLAPAEEFAKAGIERQAYLNDLTFTPVINPNGKSVLRVTSSQPLPAPMVKFMVQVMWPSGRLLRDYSVLVNQAALPGAKPQAAIAPAVSAPANYTTVRRDTLWEIASKARQGGSVQQAMLAIQALNPDAFINGNINLLKTGQVLRFPDQQQVMSIPQGEAVTEVAEQYAAWRQGRRLGPRARQLDATRRTGTEATPAQIANQDNLRLVAPSSKTAAGDGKAVSDKLALAQESLDTTRRDNAELKSRMSDLQSQLDKLERLIALKNDQLARLEAQGAAGQTPEQSSISAELQPAPSEPVVTPAPAAVDTAPLDNKAPGAEPATAGGSSKMLDDLLGSPLLLALIAASALLVLLLLLLLLARKRKADQEAEKHLRMARALAEESDRSPDLDLPPSSFEGLEMPAPSVTLAPAVVAASAAAASAAEAPAEQSKSAAAKPLEPAPTQPQPMAAPLVAPAADTAPAPSADALLNEVELSIARGRLNHAAELLEPAVAAAPERSDLRLKLMEVYARQGDRDAFVGHERQLIATGQNHADVEALKSRFPAMMALAAGGIGAAALAAEMDAQYVQALLQDEPQVEPQVQPEPEPQVETEVQPESEPEPTAELESAPEAEPLADDELDSAFDLSLDDDLQDLNLEAPLELGESAPEIELELAPEPVAEVPAVEPEAEVAAEQPVERAPEALDDLSDFDLDVAGDQLAELPVIEPIDIAAELAAFDETMPEFDPLSELELPEDFDLSLSLEDDSDAAKSFASELDDVNAELDKLSQSLEQPSIEPHFTAEDALSDDLGDDLEFDYLGGADEAATKLDLARAYIDMGDHDGARDILDEVRKEGSDAQKQEADEMLSRLV
- the truA gene encoding tRNA pseudouridine(38-40) synthase TruA translates to MEIIDNTVAESAAEGFFRIALGVEYKGSRYRGWQRQADGVPSVQQTLEEALSKVADSPVTLLCAGRTDAGVHACGQVVHFDTQVVRSMKAWTMGANINLPHDISVSWAKEMPANFHARFKAIARRYRYVIYNDQIRPAHMGQEVTWNHRPLDVERMALAAEYLVGTHDFSAFRAGQCQAKSPIKNIHHLRVTRHGKMIVLDIRASAFLHHMVRNIAGVLMTIGAGERPVEWAREVLESRERRTGGVTAHPFGLYLVQVEYHDEFALPERYIGPHFLTGYESLTADDPQGIC
- the accD gene encoding acetyl-CoA carboxylase, carboxyltransferase subunit beta, which codes for MSNWLVDKLIPSIMRSEVKKSSVPEGLWHKCPSCEAVLYRPELEKTLDVCPKCNHHMRIGARARIDIFLDAEGRAELGADLEPVDRLKFRDGKKYKDRLSAAQKQTGEKDALISMSGTLLGMPIVVSAFEFSFMGGSMGAIVGERFVRAANYALENRCPMVCFSASGGARMQEALISLMQMAKTSAVLARLREEGIPFISVLTDPVYGGVSASLAMLGDVIVGEPKALIGFAGPRVIEQTVREKLPEGFQRSEFLLEHGAIDMIIPRQELRQRLGNLLAQMMGLPTPTFVAPVLEPIVVPPAPATV
- the folC gene encoding bifunctional tetrahydrofolate synthase/dihydrofolate synthase, coding for MTQRTLGDWLAYLEQLHPSAIDMGLARSQQVAARLGLDKPAPRVITVTGTNGKGSTCAFVAALLRAQGLKVGVYSSPHLLRYNERVQINGEDAADEQLCEAFAAVEAARGETSLTYFEAGTLAAFWLFKQSALDAVVLEVGLGGRLDTVNIVDADVALVTSIGVDHVDYLGDTRELVAFEKAGIFRPGKPALCGDLNPPQPLLDKARELACPFFLRGRDFDLASTDQYWQWRGVDSRGQVVELHNLPLLDLPMENAALALQAYLLLDLPWDAGQIAAALQSTRMVGRLDRRRFRWQGKALTILMDVGHNPHAAEYLAQRLAARPLQGKRLAVFGLLADKDLAGVVQPLCGSVQAWAVAPLDTARSRSASELQAALTNLGADVKSYSSVAEALDGQCALAAADDEILLFGSFFCVGEALQWLDRQATEDGANGIAG